The following coding sequences are from one Paenibacillus tundrae window:
- the cydS gene encoding cytochrome bd oxidase small subunit CydS, translated as MYLEGVSGIPGITGLSFFETFTIMYAPPLIIVAAIAFLFVYLAMCKNPKD; from the coding sequence ATGTATCTGGAAGGTGTATCCGGCATTCCGGGGATTACAGGCTTGAGTTTTTTTGAGACATTTACGATTATGTATGCTCCACCACTGATTATCGTAGCCGCGATTGCCTTTTTATTTGTGTACTTGGCGATGTGCAAAAACCCGAAGGACTAA
- a CDS encoding ABC-F family ATP-binding cassette domain-containing protein translates to MISTSGITLRYGKRALFEDVNIKFTPGNCYGLIGANGAGKSTFLKILSGEIEANSGEVHITPGERMAVLKQNHFEYDEYPVLETVIMGHSRLYSIMKEKDALYAKADFTEEDGLRAGELEGEFAELNGWDAEPDAAALLIGLGIDRDMHEKKMVELSGNEKVRVLLAQALFGRPNNLLLDEPTNHLDLESIQWLENFLMDYEGTVIVVSHDRHFLNKVCTHIADIDFGKIQLYVGNYDFWYESSQLALALQRDANKKKEEKIKELQAFIQRFSANASKSKQATSRKKQLDKITLDDLRPSNRKYPFINFKPEREAGKQLLTVDRVSKSIDGVNMLNDISFVVNKGDKIAFVGPNGNAKSLLFDILMGEIEADSGEYTWGVTTSQAYFPKDNSKYFDGVEMTLVDWLRQYSKDQDETYLRGFLGRMLFSGEESLKKASVLSGGEKVRCMLAKMMQTGANALILDEPTNHLDLESITALNNGMIDFDGTMLFTSHDHQFIQTIANRIIEITPTGIIDRQMSYDEYLESDEIKELRNKMYPVEA, encoded by the coding sequence ATGATTAGTACAAGCGGCATAACGCTCCGCTACGGAAAACGTGCACTTTTTGAAGATGTGAATATCAAGTTCACACCAGGTAACTGTTACGGCTTGATCGGTGCCAATGGTGCCGGTAAATCAACGTTCTTGAAAATTTTATCAGGTGAAATTGAAGCAAACTCGGGCGAGGTGCACATCACCCCGGGCGAACGTATGGCCGTTTTGAAGCAAAACCATTTTGAATATGATGAGTATCCAGTTCTCGAAACTGTCATTATGGGTCATAGTCGTCTCTATTCCATCATGAAGGAAAAGGATGCTTTGTATGCCAAAGCTGACTTTACAGAAGAAGATGGTTTGCGCGCAGGTGAGCTTGAGGGTGAATTTGCTGAGTTGAATGGCTGGGATGCTGAGCCAGATGCAGCGGCACTCTTGATTGGTCTGGGTATCGACCGTGACATGCATGAGAAGAAAATGGTAGAGCTGAGCGGTAACGAAAAAGTACGTGTACTCTTGGCACAGGCATTGTTTGGTCGTCCAAACAACCTGCTTCTCGATGAGCCTACCAACCACTTGGATCTCGAATCCATTCAATGGTTGGAGAACTTCTTGATGGATTATGAAGGTACCGTTATTGTGGTATCCCATGACCGTCACTTCCTGAACAAAGTATGTACACACATTGCTGATATCGACTTTGGTAAGATCCAGTTGTATGTAGGTAACTATGACTTCTGGTACGAGTCCAGCCAATTGGCACTTGCATTGCAACGTGATGCGAACAAGAAAAAAGAAGAGAAGATTAAAGAGCTGCAAGCCTTTATTCAACGTTTCTCAGCAAATGCGTCGAAGTCCAAACAAGCGACTTCCCGTAAGAAACAACTCGACAAAATTACACTGGATGACCTTCGTCCATCGAACCGTAAATATCCATTTATCAACTTTAAGCCTGAGCGTGAAGCGGGTAAACAACTGTTGACTGTTGATCGTGTAAGCAAGTCGATTGATGGTGTGAACATGTTGAATGACATTAGCTTTGTGGTGAACAAAGGCGATAAAATCGCATTTGTGGGTCCGAACGGTAATGCCAAATCACTGTTGTTTGATATTCTGATGGGTGAGATTGAAGCTGATAGTGGTGAATATACTTGGGGTGTAACGACATCACAAGCTTATTTCCCGAAAGACAACTCCAAATACTTTGATGGTGTCGAGATGACTTTGGTTGACTGGTTGCGCCAGTACTCCAAAGATCAGGATGAAACCTATTTGCGTGGATTCCTAGGTCGGATGCTGTTCTCAGGTGAGGAGTCCTTGAAGAAAGCAAGCGTGCTTTCCGGGGGAGAGAAAGTTCGCTGTATGTTGGCGAAAATGATGCAAACTGGTGCTAACGCATTGATTCTGGATGAGCCAACGAACCACTTGGATCTCGAATCCATTACAGCGCTGAACAATGGTATGATTGATTTTGATGGCACAATGCTGTTTACATCCCATGACCATCAGTTCATTCAAACGATTGCCAACCGTATTATCGAAATCACGCCAACAGGCATCATTGATCGTCAAATGAGCTATGATGAATACCTGGAGAGCGACGAGATTAAGGAATTACGGAACAAGATGTACCCGGTTGAAGCGTAA
- a CDS encoding cytochrome d ubiquinol oxidase subunit II — translation MSFEIAGIAILWTFLFGYLIVASIDFGAGFFSFYSLLTGHENKIHNIIQRYLSPVWEVTNVFLIFFVVGLVGFYPDSAFYYGTALLVPGSLAIVLLAIRGVYYAYNTYGNHGKNSRIYMALYGATGLLIPAVFSTILAISEGGIIEQVGEQVFFRWREFLTNPYTWSVVLLAIVSVLYISAMFLSYYAKRAGDEIAFEVLREYALLWSLPTIFASFLAFLQINKQNPLHFERMLDISWMFIASFICFVIALSLVWKRKYLGWCFIAVMLQFAFAWYGYGRSHLPYILYPYINIYDSFTNRTMGIALITAFSLGLLVLIPSLVLIMKLFLFDANYVRGYSGKKKG, via the coding sequence TTGAGCTTCGAAATTGCTGGCATTGCGATCTTGTGGACGTTCCTATTTGGATATCTAATCGTAGCCTCCATTGATTTTGGAGCAGGCTTTTTCAGCTTTTATAGTCTGCTAACCGGTCACGAGAATAAGATTCACAACATTATTCAGCGATATCTATCTCCGGTGTGGGAAGTGACGAACGTATTTCTTATCTTTTTTGTCGTCGGCCTGGTGGGGTTTTATCCCGATAGTGCCTTCTATTATGGTACGGCACTCTTAGTGCCCGGATCACTTGCGATTGTATTGCTGGCGATCCGGGGTGTGTATTACGCCTATAATACCTACGGTAATCATGGCAAGAACAGTCGGATTTACATGGCTTTATACGGTGCGACGGGATTATTGATCCCGGCGGTATTTTCCACCATTTTGGCTATATCCGAAGGAGGCATTATTGAGCAGGTCGGTGAGCAGGTGTTTTTTCGCTGGAGAGAGTTCCTGACGAACCCCTACACGTGGTCTGTTGTATTGCTGGCAATCGTGAGTGTGTTGTACATTTCGGCGATGTTCTTGTCCTATTATGCCAAGCGGGCAGGGGATGAAATTGCTTTTGAAGTGTTGAGGGAGTACGCGCTGTTATGGAGCTTACCTACAATATTTGCGAGTTTTCTTGCATTTTTGCAAATTAACAAACAGAATCCGCTTCACTTTGAACGGATGCTTGATATCTCCTGGATGTTTATCGCTTCGTTTATATGTTTTGTCATTGCTTTATCGCTTGTATGGAAGCGAAAGTATTTGGGCTGGTGTTTTATCGCCGTGATGCTGCAATTTGCCTTTGCTTGGTATGGATATGGTCGTTCCCATTTGCCGTACATTCTGTACCCGTACATTAACATTTATGATAGCTTTACGAATCGAACGATGGGGATTGCACTGATTACAGCGTTCAGTCTAGGACTGCTGGTGCTTATTCCATCGCTGGTGCTGATCATGAAACTGTTTCTATTTGATGCGAACTACGTCCGTGGATATTCGGGCAAGAAGAAGGGATGA
- a CDS encoding PP2C family protein-serine/threonine phosphatase yields MKILIVDDNPTNVIIIREILKKENYRDIVTASSAMEMFEILGIGGQSDELRPRPSDIDLILLDMMMPEMDGIEACSIVQKFENLKDIPIIMVTAIGDSKKLAEALDAGASDYVTKPINKVELMARIRLALRLKQEKDWHKERDQRIQDELKLAAMVQSAVLSPAIEDPLFQVNAIYKPSFELAGDLYSWYPLGDGRYGVILLDMMGHGISSSLFTMFIASVLKDTVTTYVDPEKVIQELNRRFNQLHLGKQLVQYYFTAIYLVVDTRKKRIDYVNAGHPPALFFREDGSITTFDSVCCPVGLFDKMDIEPQTIHYEGEGHIALYTDGLTEAVPGEQEDQLEFLKEQLKGPHGWNEPLMQTLFFDDEIPQERDDDKCLVWITLSEGAEAE; encoded by the coding sequence ATGAAAATACTTATTGTTGACGACAATCCGACGAATGTCATTATCATTCGAGAAATTCTGAAAAAAGAAAACTATCGTGACATTGTAACCGCAAGTTCTGCGATGGAAATGTTTGAAATCCTCGGAATAGGCGGACAAAGTGATGAACTTCGTCCGAGACCGTCGGATATTGACCTCATTTTGCTAGATATGATGATGCCTGAGATGGATGGCATCGAAGCTTGTAGCATTGTGCAAAAGTTTGAAAATCTCAAGGATATTCCCATCATTATGGTCACGGCTATTGGGGATTCCAAAAAGCTGGCGGAAGCTCTGGATGCCGGTGCCTCTGACTATGTAACGAAGCCAATTAATAAAGTGGAATTAATGGCTCGCATCAGGTTGGCGCTGCGTCTGAAGCAGGAGAAGGATTGGCATAAGGAACGCGATCAACGTATCCAGGATGAGCTCAAGCTTGCGGCTATGGTTCAGAGTGCCGTACTCAGCCCAGCGATTGAGGATCCCTTATTTCAAGTGAATGCTATCTATAAACCATCCTTTGAGCTAGCGGGGGATCTGTACTCGTGGTATCCACTAGGTGATGGGCGTTATGGTGTAATACTCCTAGATATGATGGGTCACGGCATTTCCTCTTCATTATTTACGATGTTTATTGCTTCCGTATTGAAGGATACGGTGACAACGTATGTGGATCCAGAGAAGGTTATTCAAGAGCTGAATCGACGATTCAACCAGCTTCATTTAGGCAAACAATTGGTGCAGTATTATTTTACTGCGATCTACCTCGTTGTTGATACGCGGAAGAAGCGGATCGACTATGTTAACGCAGGGCACCCACCAGCTTTATTTTTCCGTGAGGATGGTTCAATTACAACATTCGACAGCGTGTGCTGTCCGGTGGGTCTGTTCGATAAAATGGATATTGAACCTCAAACCATTCATTACGAGGGTGAAGGTCATATTGCTCTGTATACCGATGGATTAACGGAAGCTGTTCCAGGAGAACAGGAAGACCAGCTTGAATTCCTCAAAGAGCAGTTGAAAGGCCCGCATGGGTGGAATGAGCCTTTGATGCAAACCTTGTTCTTTGATGACGAAATTCCTCAGGAGCGGGATGACGATAAATGTCTGGTATGGATCACGTTAAGTGAAGGGGCGGAAGCAGAGTGA
- a CDS encoding DUF948 domain-containing protein — translation MIYQISVALIAVAFAVLVFFLIRTLKSAQSSLDNVSQTLQEVQKTIDELSYEVKQTVRHANDITADVQNKMKKIDPVMESVQNLGEVLNEVTAAAKQVSSTMIAKFQTKRSNPQEDKASEPIHVQAAPATKTDRTLQSYDATYNDAANGGKKWLKYVDLAANLWQRARK, via the coding sequence ATGATCTATCAAATTAGCGTGGCTTTAATTGCGGTGGCCTTTGCAGTCTTGGTTTTCTTTTTAATTCGTACTTTAAAATCCGCTCAGAGTTCATTGGACAATGTATCCCAGACGCTACAGGAAGTCCAAAAAACGATTGATGAACTCAGTTATGAAGTGAAACAGACGGTGAGACATGCGAATGATATTACGGCAGATGTACAAAACAAAATGAAAAAAATCGATCCAGTTATGGAATCTGTTCAAAACCTAGGCGAGGTGCTTAACGAAGTAACTGCCGCGGCGAAACAAGTTTCCTCTACTATGATTGCTAAATTCCAGACCAAACGCTCTAATCCACAAGAAGATAAAGCTTCTGAACCGATTCATGTACAGGCAGCGCCAGCCACCAAAACGGATCGTACCCTGCAAAGTTATGATGCTACATATAATGATGCGGCAAATGGTGGGAAGAAATGGTTGAAGTATGTGGATCTTGCAGCTAACCTTTGGCAACGTGCACGTAAATAA
- a CDS encoding DUF1328 domain-containing protein: MLKWSVLFLIIALVAGIFGFFGIVEAAASIAKVLFFIFVVLFVISLITGRSRMR, from the coding sequence ATGTTGAAATGGTCTGTATTGTTTCTGATTATTGCACTTGTCGCAGGTATTTTCGGGTTTTTCGGAATCGTTGAAGCGGCTGCATCGATCGCTAAAGTCCTCTTCTTCATCTTCGTTGTACTGTTCGTAATCTCCCTCATTACGGGACGAAGCCGAATGCGATGA
- a CDS encoding general stress protein produces the protein MNSTNAQAYAKVVENGVQAVEAVKELQNTGYLADHIFVLAHEKDRTDRIADTADANEIGIKEEGLFDSMANLFRSRGDELRAKIVSMGFTEAEADFYESELDKGKVLVIAKKKD, from the coding sequence ATGAATTCAACCAATGCGCAAGCTTATGCTAAAGTGGTAGAAAACGGAGTCCAAGCGGTAGAAGCAGTGAAAGAGCTGCAAAACACCGGATACCTTGCTGATCATATCTTCGTTCTTGCCCATGAAAAGGATCGCACGGACCGAATTGCAGACACAGCGGATGCGAACGAAATTGGCATCAAGGAAGAGGGATTGTTTGATTCCATGGCTAATCTGTTCCGTTCCCGTGGAGATGAGCTTAGAGCCAAAATTGTATCAATGGGATTCACTGAAGCAGAAGCAGACTTCTACGAAAGTGAATTAGATAAAGGTAAAGTGCTAGTGATTGCTAAAAAGAAAGATTGA
- a CDS encoding cytochrome ubiquinol oxidase subunit I, producing the protein MSSMDPVLLSRILTGLTLFVHIIFASIGVGVPLMIALAEWRGLRTNDIHYTLLARRWARGFVITVAVGVVTGTSIGLQLSLLWPMFMRVAGQAIALPLFMETFAFFIEAIFLGIYLYTWDRFKKKYTHMLLLIPVALGSSASAIFITTVNSFMNQPQGFTLVNGIMKDIHPIAAMLNPATPTKVSHVLASSYTLSAGVLAGIAAFSLLRGRDHVYYKKALKLTTVCALVFAVSTVMIGDSSGKFLAKYQPEKLAAAEWHFKTMTKAPLVYGGILDENNEVKYALEIPYALSILAGNRLDTEVKGLEEYPADLRPPLSIHYMFDLKVTTGVIILLIPVLYVFRRWLPGRKPYPKWLLLGIVLLGPLAMIAIELGWMFAEVGRQPWILRGYMKVSEAATTSSSVGWMLVLFIVLYLILCFSCIRVLSKLFRNKEAEKELDSLGLEGGIVH; encoded by the coding sequence ATGTCTTCGATGGACCCAGTTCTATTAAGTCGTATTTTGACTGGTCTTACTCTGTTTGTTCACATCATTTTTGCTTCAATCGGTGTTGGCGTTCCGCTAATGATTGCTCTGGCAGAATGGCGCGGATTGCGTACAAATGATATTCATTACACATTGCTAGCACGGAGATGGGCGCGAGGTTTCGTCATCACCGTGGCCGTTGGTGTAGTAACCGGTACATCTATCGGGTTGCAGCTTAGCTTGCTCTGGCCGATGTTCATGCGTGTTGCAGGTCAAGCGATAGCGCTGCCCCTTTTTATGGAGACATTTGCTTTCTTCATCGAGGCGATCTTTCTGGGGATCTATCTGTATACGTGGGATCGGTTCAAAAAGAAATATACCCATATGCTGCTGCTCATTCCAGTTGCGCTAGGATCATCGGCATCGGCCATATTTATCACAACCGTTAACTCATTTATGAATCAGCCTCAGGGATTTACACTTGTGAACGGCATTATGAAGGATATTCACCCCATTGCAGCGATGCTTAATCCGGCTACGCCGACCAAAGTATCTCATGTACTGGCATCCTCCTATACGCTGAGTGCAGGTGTGCTTGCCGGAATAGCAGCATTCAGTTTGCTTCGGGGACGAGATCACGTGTATTACAAAAAGGCACTTAAACTAACGACAGTGTGTGCGCTTGTATTTGCGGTAAGTACCGTCATGATTGGTGACTCTTCTGGGAAGTTCTTAGCCAAGTACCAGCCAGAGAAGCTGGCGGCGGCCGAATGGCATTTCAAGACGATGACCAAGGCACCGTTAGTCTACGGCGGTATTTTGGATGAGAACAACGAGGTGAAGTATGCACTGGAGATTCCGTATGCACTTAGTATTTTGGCAGGGAACCGTCTGGACACCGAAGTGAAAGGGCTTGAAGAATATCCAGCAGACCTCAGACCACCGTTGTCCATTCACTATATGTTCGATCTCAAAGTAACCACAGGGGTAATCATCTTATTGATCCCAGTGCTCTATGTGTTTCGTCGTTGGTTACCAGGGCGTAAGCCGTATCCGAAGTGGCTATTGTTAGGCATTGTTCTGCTGGGGCCACTCGCGATGATTGCGATAGAGCTAGGATGGATGTTTGCAGAGGTGGGTAGACAGCCGTGGATTTTACGTGGGTATATGAAAGTATCCGAAGCAGCAACCACATCTTCATCTGTCGGTTGGATGCTGGTGCTGTTCATTGTGCTGTATCTGATACTCTGTTTCTCTTGTATTCGGGTGCTTAGCAAGCTATTCCGTAACAAGGAAGCAGAGAAAGAACTGGACTCACTGGGGCTTGAAGGAGGGATCGTGCATTGA
- a CDS encoding cation diffusion facilitator family transporter, with product MNAYEEIRKGERGAWVSIAAYLVLSAFKLVSGYIFDSSALVADGYNNVTDIVASVAVLIGLRISQKPPDSDHTYGHFRAETVAALIASFIMAVVGLQVLVEAIRSWYDGSFVAPNLWAAGVAVICAIAMLGVYRYNSRLAKQINSQALMAAAKDNRSDAWVSIGAAIGIIGAQFGLPWLDKVAAIAVGLLICRTAWEIFRDCTHRLTDGFDQKELTDLRSSVARVPGVETIKDVKARIHGSHVLVDIVIEVDGKLSLIEGHQICDRVEERLKRSHNIMQVHVHVEPRIEGIPKNE from the coding sequence TTGAATGCTTATGAAGAAATCCGCAAGGGAGAGCGGGGAGCTTGGGTCAGCATTGCAGCTTACCTTGTCTTGTCTGCTTTCAAATTAGTCAGTGGTTATATATTTGATTCCAGTGCTTTGGTAGCGGATGGATATAATAATGTCACCGATATTGTAGCTTCTGTCGCAGTGCTGATTGGTCTCCGGATTTCACAAAAGCCTCCGGATTCCGACCATACATATGGTCATTTCAGAGCAGAGACGGTTGCGGCACTCATTGCTTCGTTTATTATGGCTGTGGTGGGACTTCAAGTGCTTGTTGAAGCCATACGCTCCTGGTATGATGGCAGCTTTGTAGCACCCAATCTGTGGGCAGCAGGAGTTGCGGTTATATGCGCTATTGCAATGTTAGGTGTGTATCGCTATAACTCTCGTCTAGCCAAACAAATTAACAGTCAGGCACTTATGGCGGCTGCCAAGGACAATCGTTCGGATGCGTGGGTCAGTATCGGAGCAGCCATCGGGATTATCGGTGCTCAATTCGGCTTACCTTGGCTCGATAAAGTTGCAGCTATCGCTGTAGGGTTACTGATTTGCAGGACAGCTTGGGAGATTTTCAGAGACTGCACACATCGTCTGACCGATGGATTTGATCAAAAGGAGTTAACTGATCTTCGATCTTCCGTTGCTCGTGTCCCTGGCGTGGAGACGATTAAAGATGTCAAAGCACGGATTCATGGGAGTCATGTATTGGTGGATATCGTCATCGAGGTGGACGGGAAACTTAGTCTGATCGAAGGTCATCAGATCTGTGATAGGGTGGAGGAGCGATTGAAACGATCACATAACATTATGCAGGTTCATGTACACGTCGAGCCTAGGATCGAAGGTATCCCGAAGAATGAGTGA
- a CDS encoding MBL fold metallo-hydrolase, with protein MPKIRYNNIDNVSTDKTLKEFKQWREERRNKVKDYSYTVPKHPPELDYLHANREETTLTWIGHSTFFIQYYGLNIVTDPVWAEKMGFQRRLGAPGIPIQDIPPLDIILISHSHYDHLHLASLRKLITAKTLLIVPDGLKRKMIRKGFHRCHEMKWWEHMTVGGVKISFVPAQHWTRRTLFDTNSSHWGGYVLEVVHPTSSEAAEEMAATNMQNDSAGATGNTSHAQQSEASASQELTAQQSVEKPPVIYFVGDTGYFPGFKTIGERFDIGVTLMPIGAYDPEWFMTSQHVTPEEALQGFVECGSQLMVPMHYGTFRLADDTPREALDRLEAEREKLGISAERIRVLGHGETLRIRHETHKQD; from the coding sequence ATGCCGAAAATTCGTTATAACAATATTGATAATGTAAGCACGGATAAGACATTGAAGGAATTCAAGCAGTGGAGGGAAGAGCGGCGCAACAAGGTAAAGGATTATTCGTACACTGTACCTAAGCACCCACCGGAGCTGGATTACTTACATGCCAACCGGGAGGAGACAACACTTACCTGGATTGGTCACTCCACTTTTTTTATTCAATACTACGGTTTAAATATCGTGACGGATCCGGTATGGGCAGAGAAAATGGGATTTCAACGTAGACTGGGTGCCCCTGGTATTCCGATTCAGGATATTCCACCGCTCGATATTATTTTGATCTCCCATTCCCACTATGATCATCTGCATCTGGCCTCCTTACGGAAGCTGATTACAGCCAAAACACTGTTGATCGTACCAGACGGACTGAAGCGGAAGATGATTCGTAAAGGTTTTCACCGTTGTCACGAGATGAAATGGTGGGAACATATGACCGTGGGTGGTGTAAAAATAAGCTTTGTGCCTGCCCAACACTGGACACGACGTACATTGTTTGACACGAACAGCTCTCACTGGGGTGGTTATGTGTTGGAGGTGGTTCATCCCACATCTTCTGAAGCTGCTGAGGAAATGGCTGCTACGAACATGCAAAACGATTCAGCAGGTGCAACAGGCAACACGTCTCATGCCCAACAATCCGAAGCTTCTGCATCGCAGGAATTAACGGCGCAGCAAAGTGTAGAGAAGCCACCCGTTATTTATTTTGTTGGGGATACGGGCTATTTCCCAGGGTTCAAAACAATTGGTGAACGTTTCGATATTGGTGTTACGCTGATGCCGATTGGTGCGTACGATCCAGAATGGTTTATGACCTCTCAGCATGTGACACCAGAAGAAGCATTGCAGGGATTCGTGGAGTGTGGCTCCCAGCTTATGGTGCCTATGCACTACGGAACATTCAGACTGGCTGACGATACACCTAGGGAGGCGCTTGACCGTCTGGAAGCAGAACGTGAGAAATTAGGAATAAGTGCAGAGCGGATTCGTGTGCTTGGTCACGGAGAGACATTACGTATCAGGCATGAAACACATAAACAAGACTAA